A stretch of the Proteus sp. ZN5 genome encodes the following:
- a CDS encoding DUF4123 domain-containing protein, with protein MTSLTWTQWVSNISKGDIYFFINTSPTSDSIKRFYSHNWVDEAIPLYRGTGLDHLTEISPWLIKIKSISLYHLAKELDECPLEDKYWGWAYHSHLNWKEQIHHWQFYQMVTVDNELVHLRIFDPRIAEIFLPNLKKEDWLSLMYPINDIFIPVNKESLFFECPNDILKSKKHDFPLKYILPFYLLEAWRNSLYATNLVVENLILDFWEENGDLAYSLFSRENNIRDIIYKWVSNEKLKNTDIAYLTDKNLLNHLLNIKLINKEEL; from the coding sequence ATGACATCCTTAACATGGACACAGTGGGTGAGTAATATTTCAAAGGGAGATATATATTTCTTTATTAATACATCACCTACATCTGATTCTATTAAACGGTTTTATAGTCATAATTGGGTAGATGAAGCTATTCCTTTATATCGAGGTACTGGACTTGATCATTTAACGGAAATAAGTCCTTGGTTAATTAAAATTAAATCAATATCCCTTTATCATTTAGCAAAAGAGTTAGATGAATGCCCATTAGAAGATAAATACTGGGGATGGGCATATCACAGCCACTTAAACTGGAAAGAACAGATTCACCATTGGCAATTTTATCAAATGGTTACTGTAGATAATGAGTTGGTGCATTTAAGGATCTTTGATCCTCGTATTGCTGAAATATTCTTACCTAACCTAAAAAAAGAAGATTGGCTATCATTAATGTATCCCATTAATGATATCTTTATTCCAGTTAATAAAGAGAGCTTATTTTTTGAATGTCCTAACGATATATTAAAAAGCAAAAAACACGATTTCCCATTAAAATACATACTTCCTTTCTATTTACTAGAGGCTTGGCGTAATTCACTATATGCAACTAATTTAGTTGTTGAGAACCTTATTCTTGATTTTTGGGAGGAAAATGGTGATCTCGCTTATTCACTTTTTTCGAGAGAGAATAATATAAGGGACATTATCTACAAATGGGTTTCTAATGAGAAGTTAAAAAATACAGATATCGCTTATTTGACTGATAAAAATTTATTAAATCATTTATTAAATATAAAATTAATTAACAAGGAAGAACTATAA
- a CDS encoding Hcp family type VI secretion system effector, with translation MPTPCYISIEGKTQGNITAGAFTAESVGNIYVQGHEDEMLVQAFSHVVTVPTDPQSGQPSGQRAHKPFRFTVALNKAVPLLYNALASGEMLPKITLKWYRTSVEGKQEHFFTTTLTDATIVNIDCQMPHCQDPAKSDFTQLIEVSLSYRKIDWEHTVAGTSGSDDWRAPLEG, from the coding sequence ATGCCAACTCCATGCTATATCTCCATTGAAGGAAAAACCCAAGGCAATATTACTGCGGGTGCATTTACGGCTGAATCAGTAGGAAATATTTATGTTCAAGGCCACGAAGATGAAATGCTGGTGCAAGCATTCTCTCATGTAGTGACTGTGCCCACTGATCCACAATCCGGTCAGCCTTCAGGTCAACGTGCGCATAAACCTTTCCGTTTTACGGTGGCGTTAAACAAAGCAGTTCCTCTGCTGTACAACGCCTTAGCCTCTGGCGAAATGTTGCCAAAAATCACTTTAAAATGGTATCGCACTTCGGTTGAAGGGAAGCAAGAGCATTTCTTCACCACCACATTAACCGATGCCACCATCGTGAATATCGATTGCCAAATGCCACACTGCCAAGATCCGGCTAAGTCTGACTTCACTCAACTGATCGAAGTGTCTCTTTCTTATCGCAAAATTGATTGGGAACACACCGTTGCAGGGACATCAGGCTCTGACGACTGGCGTGCACCACTCGAAGGTTAA
- the erpA gene encoding iron-sulfur cluster insertion protein ErpA, whose translation MSDDMALPLQFTDAAANKVKDLIADEENPNLRLRVYITGGGCSGFQYGFTFDDAMNEGDMTIEKQGVALVVDPMSLQYLVGGCVDYTEGLEGSRFIVTNPNATSTCGCGSSFSI comes from the coding sequence ATGAGTGATGATATGGCTCTGCCGTTACAATTTACTGATGCGGCTGCAAATAAAGTAAAAGATTTGATTGCGGATGAAGAAAATCCAAATCTGCGTTTACGTGTTTATATCACGGGCGGCGGTTGTAGCGGATTCCAGTATGGTTTTACCTTTGATGATGCAATGAATGAAGGTGATATGACCATAGAAAAACAAGGCGTTGCCTTAGTGGTTGATCCGATGAGTTTGCAGTATTTAGTGGGTGGCTGTGTGGATTATACTGAGGGATTGGAGGGTTCGCGTTTTATTGTGACGAATCCTAATGCTACAAGTACGTGTGGTTGCGGTTCCTCTTTCAGTATTTGA